aaaatgtgtatttGACTATTAACGTCGTAGTAGTATGATAGtgtgagaatttttttatttgactaattattgttttaatatgttttttttttaataaaatattttggaacTTCGTGAAATGTTATGTTTTAACCCACGTTTACAATATCTCTTGTATGGATGTTTGtagaaaaaattttaaaaaaattatggggatttttaaaaaaatataatcaattgtggaaaatatttaacaatttaaaaaatataaaatttattgaccaaaatataaaagatgttCCGATCAACACATGATTAATTGGTCGCACGTGTATAATTCTTCCTATCATGATAGGCGACTGCTTAGTAAATGTCTACATGATCAATACCAAATCTTAGTTTAggatcgtgtaccaaatatcatttagatttggtacacgatccaaatctaaactatctaaacttttttgttcaaaatatttattttatatttgatatccaaatctaaacaaatgtacaatgtttcaaaatagaaatgttCCCGGAGTGAACACGGATGCCACTCCCCGTCCTCGGCCTCCTATTCCATGGTCCATCCTCACCAATTTTTCCACCCGAAAcggtacaattttttttttttttttttgctttttttaataaataaataaataaatatatatatatatatatatatatatatatatatatatatatatatatatatataataatgatttaGGTTTATATTTAAAGCGTAAAATGAAATGCAgctaaaaaagaagaataatcaAAAGGTGGGGTGGAAAGTTGCGGTAACCCAAATAAACTTCTACGAAGGCGCGTAGACTTAGTCTCTTCCCACCTCCCATTAAGTTTTCTTACTTCGTCTTCCCCATTCCATTCCCAAATACGTATTTCTTTTATCtgtcttctctcttttcttccttaatCCATCATCATGGCCAACGGCGAAAACCTTGAGGAATCCAGCCCTCTTCTTGGCAAGGTCGTTGCAAATGCGGATCACAAGGATTCCCTTCCTACCTCCACCGCACCACCTACCCCCGATTCCCTCCCTCCTCCCCCTCCCCCCCTCTTCCCAAACATATGGACGAGGACAATCGCGATGGTCGCTCTGATTATGCCTGGACTGCCGATGGCTTGCCGGTTCATGGTAGTGTGCTCGGGGAGCCTATCGGTCGTGCCCAATGGGAAACTGATCTCTGCGCTTGTATTGGTCGCCACGATGAATTTTGCAGTAGCGATCTTGAAGTTTGTAAGTCCTTtcgtttctctttttttctctatctctctctctctctctttctctctattggaattgattttttaaggTGGTGGATTCTTAGGTTTTGGGGTTCTGTGATTCTTCTTTATCCCTGGTTTTGGTGTTTGAGACTCTGCTGATTTTTCAGCGATTAGGGATTGCGTCTGAAGGGGaatctcttttttcttgaCTATTCATTATGAAAATTCTCATTAATTTGAATTCGATGGGCCACTGAtcccatttatttttttattgcttaACGAGGAAATTAATCTGAAATGATCAAATGGATGGCATTTGGGcttttcaaatcttctctctaattttttccGGAAGATTGGATATTTGATATAAGCATGCGACATCTTAATATGCTAGAACTTGTTTCACATAAGATCTGGGCTATGAAGAATTTATTGGTCTCTAACACCATGCTGTAACTTATATGGGTGGTTTGGCATTGAAGATTGTTTGCCTGAGTTTTGTGACCATAATCACAGCCtttataattagtttcaatAATCAAGTTTccaatgtatattttatatagaaTTCAAAAGTCTTATGCCTAATCCTTAATCTTCCAATAAATAACCATTCTAATCCTGGGTGTCAGATGGCTTGAAttacaataacaaaagaaattctTATCTATCCTTGTATTTTCTTGGTTGGCATGTTTCTCTTGATTTCTCTTCAATGTGGAGGGTATTACTGTTAACTTCTTTTTATCAGGGAGGGATTTCTGTTCACTCCTAGGTTTCTACTTCGATTACAGAGAGAATTAGGGactcaaattttcatatagaAAAGGGATCAGTATGGGTAAAAGTTGAAATGAATTTAGAGAAACTAAAACAAAGTGACTGACAATCTCTGTTTGTGTAGGTCTTCTTGGAAGTGTGGCTCCTTGCATTCTGTATGGAACAAATGCAGAGAGAGTTGTGTCTTCTACTCCTGGGACTTTTGCAAACCATTGCATGTCATATTCTGGTCTCTACTTAATTGGAACCTCTTTCTTTGGTTGGAACTGTCTGGCTCCATGGTTTACATATCCTACTCGTACAGCTATTCGTCGAATGTTCAATTTGGAGGCAAGTTAAACCTACTCCTTTGATACCTGTACCCATAATCTATTATTGTCTCTGAATATCTGCAAACTAATGCATTGTGTTGGCTTATGACTTAAAATGAGACGGATGACTTTTGCTTTTACCTCACAATAGCTACTATGGGGGCATTGTTCATGGTCATCATTGAAGAACCTATTTATTTGATGCAAAAAATGTGGTTACgtttcaattcaattaataGGAGAGTTTATAAATTGCatcccttttttttattatgagcAGGGTAACTGCGAGGCACTTCATAGGTCATGTGGCTGTTGCGGACTCTGTGTTGAAGATGAAGTTCAACGTGAGCACTGTGAATCTGTTTGTGACTTTGCAACTCATGTCTTCTGTCACACGTGTGCACTTTGCCAGGAAGGTCGTGAACTTCGTCGGAGGATGCCCCACCCAGGTTTCAATGCTCGTCCTGTGTTAGTCATGATCCCACCTGGAGAACAGTCCATGGGGCGTGGAGTCTGAGATCCTCCTCCTCCTAACTCTTTCATGTTACATGTAGTGGCATCTTGCTGTTGATCTGCAATGTATTGGGGGTTGATGACCCATATGTTAAGCTTTCAAAGgggaaaatattttgacaaGGTTTTGTCTGAATGAGACGACATATCATATTTGTGGATAATATTGTTCTTTTATGTATAGAATGTGTTGAAGTATCATGGCCACAAGAACCAactctatttcttttagtttgaattcTGAGTTACGATTTGTATGTTTCTTtggttatattatatcattcgGATTCAAACATTTGAATAGCAACAAACTGAAGATGGGTAAGATAGTATAAATGTTTCCAAGactaaatttcattttggaaGCTTGGAGGGGGACACGAAGGCCTCTGCTCTTCCATCTGGGAGAGGGAAGACAGTGCCTTTTTTTGGAAATCTTATCGATATGTGTGTGACTAACTTGCATGTGATAGCAGCCAACTCAAAAAGTGGCAGAATCTAAACTTGCATGTGATCATACTAATTTTgtgtactttttttattaaaaaaaataggacAAATGGGATAAAGAGATTTAAACCACCAACCCTTTTGGTCCCCTATGGGCTAAAGCACTTGTTCTGTACGAAATACTACTTTCTGTAATCATATCGTAATATGTTCAGATTATTATATTG
This DNA window, taken from Cucumis sativus cultivar 9930 chromosome 6, Cucumber_9930_V3, whole genome shotgun sequence, encodes the following:
- the LOC101213677 gene encoding cell number regulator 8; protein product: MDEDNRDGRSDYAWTADGLPVHGSVLGEPIGRAQWETDLCACIGRHDEFCSSDLEVCLLGSVAPCILYGTNAERVVSSTPGTFANHCMSYSGLYLIGTSFFGWNCLAPWFTYPTRTAIRRMFNLEGNCEALHRSCGCCGLCVEDEVQREHCESVCDFATHVFCHTCALCQEGRELRRRMPHPGFNARPVLVMIPPGEQSMGRGV